A stretch of Catenulispora sp. EB89 DNA encodes these proteins:
- a CDS encoding helix-turn-helix domain-containing protein — protein sequence MSSLPAEHSVDPLVGSEDSGPTVLRMVLGSQLRRLRIAAGVTRGAAGYEIRCSHTKISRMELGQVSFKRRDVADLLTLYGVSDDTEREAILSLTAQANARGWWHNFADLMPGWFEVYVGLEEAASVIRSYEAQFIPGLLQSEDYARAVIRDGYPLATPDEIERRVRLRMNRARLVYSPEPPRIWAIIDEAAVRRQPGGAAVMRAQLEHMLELCRLPHVTVQVAPFARGGPAAAGPFTILRFAEPALPDIVYLEQLTGAAYLDKREDLDAYTTVVDQLAVQALTPSETIGFLTRIFDAY from the coding sequence ATGAGCTCGCTACCGGCGGAGCACTCGGTGGATCCGCTTGTGGGATCCGAGGACAGCGGCCCCACCGTCCTGCGCATGGTGCTGGGCTCCCAGCTTCGCCGGCTGCGCATCGCCGCCGGCGTCACCCGCGGCGCCGCCGGCTACGAGATCCGTTGCTCGCACACCAAAATCAGCCGCATGGAGTTGGGACAGGTCAGCTTCAAACGGCGGGACGTGGCCGACCTGCTGACCCTGTACGGCGTCAGCGACGACACCGAGCGCGAGGCCATCCTCAGCCTGACGGCGCAGGCCAACGCGCGCGGCTGGTGGCACAACTTCGCCGATCTGATGCCCGGCTGGTTCGAGGTCTACGTCGGGCTGGAGGAGGCCGCCTCGGTCATCCGCTCCTATGAGGCCCAGTTCATTCCGGGCCTGCTGCAGAGCGAGGACTACGCGCGCGCGGTCATCCGGGACGGCTATCCGCTTGCCACCCCCGACGAGATCGAGCGCCGCGTCCGGCTGCGGATGAACCGGGCCCGGCTGGTCTACAGCCCCGAGCCGCCGCGGATCTGGGCGATCATCGACGAGGCCGCCGTGCGGCGCCAACCGGGCGGCGCGGCCGTCATGCGCGCGCAGCTGGAGCACATGTTGGAGCTGTGCCGGCTGCCGCACGTCACGGTGCAGGTCGCGCCGTTCGCGCGCGGCGGTCCGGCGGCGGCCGGTCCGTTCACCATCCTGCGCTTCGCCGAGCCGGCCCTGCCGGACATCGTGTATCTGGAACAGCTCACCGGTGCGGCGTATCTGGACAAGCGCGAGGACCTGGACGCGTACACGACCGTGGTCGACCAGCTGGCGGTGCAGGCGCTGACGCCCTCGGAGACCATCGGATTCCTCACCCGGATCTTCGACGCGTACTAG
- a CDS encoding MFS transporter, with the protein MNGSQETNVGTAAEGDPEIAEKRASMLGTLRNRDYRLILTGQLLSSIGTWLLLVAAPFFVFRLTGSTMATGLSMAAETVPAVLLGPVAGVFVDRWDRRWTMIATDVLRAGAVLLLLLVQTRGEVWIVYAALALESAFGQCFGPAQSALIPNLVGRGPELSAANSLGQLVGGTIRLVGGPLGGVLFAVAGFRAVVTIDAASYLASAYLIAMIRFRASRGARDAGAQASDKTGGAARLLSEDLRHGLGHLGRTPGIPMLFGVAAIFFTGNAILTALLVPYLGTVLNSGAQSLGVLFGTLGVGFIIGAPASRLVAGRLSDRTTIVASLGALAAVFALTFNTPYLAGDIVLFALIGPPATCFLVTADTAITRRTPDRLQGRVSSTYLALQSLATLVGMVAGSLLGQQIGIVTTMDAAAVLVAVSAGAALWLPGA; encoded by the coding sequence GTGAACGGTTCGCAGGAAACGAACGTCGGAACGGCCGCGGAGGGGGACCCTGAGATCGCCGAGAAACGCGCCAGCATGCTCGGCACCCTGCGCAACCGCGACTACCGCCTCATCCTCACCGGCCAGCTGCTCTCCAGCATCGGCACCTGGCTCCTGCTCGTCGCAGCCCCCTTCTTCGTCTTCCGCCTGACCGGCTCGACGATGGCGACCGGGCTGTCCATGGCGGCCGAAACCGTGCCGGCCGTGCTGCTCGGACCGGTCGCAGGGGTCTTCGTCGACCGGTGGGACCGGCGCTGGACGATGATCGCGACCGATGTCCTGCGCGCCGGCGCCGTACTGCTCCTGCTGCTCGTCCAGACGCGCGGCGAGGTGTGGATCGTCTACGCCGCGCTCGCCCTGGAGTCGGCGTTCGGGCAGTGCTTCGGGCCCGCGCAGTCGGCGCTGATCCCCAACCTCGTCGGGCGCGGACCGGAGCTGAGCGCGGCGAACTCGCTGGGCCAGCTCGTCGGCGGGACGATCCGGCTGGTCGGCGGGCCGTTGGGCGGGGTGCTGTTCGCGGTCGCCGGATTCCGCGCCGTGGTGACGATCGACGCGGCGAGCTACCTCGCGTCCGCGTATCTCATAGCCATGATTCGGTTCCGGGCGAGTCGCGGGGCGCGCGATGCGGGGGCTCAGGCCAGCGACAAAACCGGCGGCGCGGCCCGACTCCTGTCCGAAGACCTCCGCCACGGTCTCGGACACCTCGGCCGCACGCCGGGAATCCCCATGCTCTTCGGCGTCGCGGCCATCTTCTTCACCGGCAACGCCATCCTGACCGCGCTGCTCGTCCCCTACCTCGGCACAGTTCTGAACAGCGGCGCGCAGAGCCTTGGCGTCCTGTTCGGCACCCTCGGCGTGGGGTTCATCATCGGCGCACCGGCCAGCCGCCTGGTCGCCGGACGCCTGTCGGACCGCACCACGATCGTGGCCAGCCTCGGCGCGCTGGCCGCGGTCTTCGCGCTGACGTTCAACACCCCGTATCTGGCCGGCGACATCGTCCTGTTCGCCCTCATCGGCCCACCCGCCACCTGCTTCCTCGTCACCGCCGACACCGCGATCACGCGCCGGACGCCGGACCGGCTCCAGGGGCGCGTCAGTTCCACGTACCTGGCGCTCCAAAGCTTGGCGACGCTCGTCGGCATGGTCGCCGGCTCGTTGCTGGGGCAGCAGATCGGGATCGTCACGACCATGGACGCCGCCGCTGTGCTGGTCGCGGTATCGGCAGGAGCAGCGCTGTGGTTGCCAGGGGCCTGA
- a CDS encoding MFS transporter, with protein sequence MGFALLLATAAGLSVANIYYAQPLLDQIGAALHVSAGNLGLTTAITQLGYLLGLILLVPLGDLVDPRRLISWMTLTAGAGLTAAGLAGGPAAFFAACAVVGVASTVVQVITAYAAAQSAPDQRGRVIGVVTSGVVLGILLARTVSGAVAESFGWRAAFLLPAVLMAATAAALNRLLPRRPAKRAAVPYLRLISSVFMLTRHDRVFRTRSLLALFQFGCFGVLWGSVALPLSAAPWHLSTSQIGLFGIVGAAGALSANGAGRLADRGRASTVTTVMLVLLVLSWAAIRTAPFSLVLLTVGIVVLDFAGQALHVTNQHLIVAGNPEATSRVIGGYMVYYSIGVGGGAIAATSLYSAYGWGAVCSFGAALAVLALVVGSLGKTSQTRTHARS encoded by the coding sequence ATGGGCTTCGCCCTGCTCCTGGCCACAGCCGCCGGACTGTCGGTCGCGAACATCTATTACGCACAGCCGCTGCTCGACCAGATCGGCGCCGCCCTGCACGTGAGCGCCGGGAACCTGGGCCTGACCACCGCCATCACGCAGCTGGGATACCTGCTCGGCCTGATCCTGCTGGTGCCGCTCGGCGACCTGGTGGATCCGCGGCGGCTGATCAGCTGGATGACACTCACCGCCGGCGCCGGGCTGACCGCCGCCGGCCTGGCCGGCGGACCGGCGGCGTTCTTCGCCGCCTGCGCGGTCGTGGGGGTGGCCTCGACGGTGGTCCAGGTCATCACCGCCTACGCCGCGGCGCAGAGCGCGCCGGACCAGCGCGGCCGCGTGATCGGCGTGGTGACCAGCGGCGTCGTGCTCGGAATCCTGTTGGCACGCACGGTTTCCGGAGCCGTCGCCGAGTCCTTCGGCTGGCGCGCGGCATTCCTGCTGCCGGCCGTGCTGATGGCCGCGACGGCCGCGGCGCTGAACCGGCTGCTCCCCCGCCGGCCGGCGAAGCGGGCGGCCGTCCCCTACCTCCGGCTGATCTCCTCGGTGTTCATGCTCACCAGGCACGACCGCGTCTTCCGCACCAGGAGCCTGCTGGCGCTGTTCCAGTTCGGGTGCTTCGGCGTGCTGTGGGGCTCCGTGGCGCTGCCGCTGTCCGCGGCCCCGTGGCACCTGTCGACGTCGCAGATCGGCTTGTTCGGCATCGTCGGCGCCGCGGGAGCACTCAGTGCGAACGGCGCCGGGCGGCTCGCCGACCGCGGCCGCGCGTCGACGGTCACCACCGTCATGCTGGTGCTGCTCGTGCTGTCCTGGGCCGCGATCCGCACGGCGCCGTTCTCGCTGGTCCTGCTGACCGTCGGCATCGTCGTGCTGGACTTCGCCGGCCAGGCCCTGCACGTGACCAACCAGCACCTGATCGTCGCCGGCAACCCCGAGGCGACCAGCCGCGTCATCGGCGGCTACATGGTCTACTACTCGATCGGCGTCGGCGGCGGGGCGATCGCGGCGACGAGCCTTTACAGCGCCTACGGATGGGGCGCTGTGTGCAGCTTCGGCGCGGCGTTGGCGGTACTGGCGCTGGTGGTGGGTAGCCTGGGCAAAACCAGCCAAACCAGGACTCACGCAAGGAGCTGA
- a CDS encoding cupin domain-containing protein: MPGIYRRFAIAGAVTATTATTVLTPGVASATAPSGVSGTIISKSTFLGTDYIRRQITIEPGGSTGWHWHDGTLYAYVEKGTLTHNDADCTTTEVYSDNTSFTEPSGADNVHIGRNLGTTPVVLDVLYVDPAGSPLSEDAPNPGCSFQ; the protein is encoded by the coding sequence ATGCCGGGCATCTACCGTCGGTTCGCGATCGCCGGGGCCGTCACCGCGACCACGGCGACCACGGTGCTCACGCCGGGCGTGGCCAGCGCCACGGCGCCGTCGGGGGTGTCGGGCACGATCATCAGCAAGTCGACGTTCCTCGGGACGGACTACATCCGGCGGCAGATCACGATCGAGCCCGGCGGGAGCACGGGGTGGCACTGGCACGACGGGACGCTGTACGCCTACGTCGAGAAGGGCACGTTGACGCACAACGACGCGGACTGCACGACGACCGAGGTGTACAGCGACAACACGTCGTTCACGGAGCCGAGCGGTGCGGACAACGTGCACATCGGGCGGAATCTGGGAACGACGCCGGTGGTGTTGGACGTGCTGTATGTGGACCCGGCCGGGAGCCCCCTGTCGGAGGACGCACCGAATCCCGGGTGCAGCTTTCAGTAA
- a CDS encoding PPOX class F420-dependent oxidoreductase: MPRTIATNTSVDLDALLEFVRPRHRALLITRRADGSPQASPLTCGVDDSGRLVMSTYPERAKTTNARREAAVSVVVLSDEWNGPWVQIDGDAEVLDLPDSVEPLVEYYRNISGEHPDWDEYREAMVKQGKSIIRVTPRRWGPVATGGFPARLAD, from the coding sequence ATGCCCCGCACCATCGCCACCAACACCTCCGTCGACCTCGACGCACTGCTGGAGTTCGTCCGACCCCGGCACCGCGCCCTGCTGATCACCCGGCGCGCCGACGGCTCGCCGCAGGCCTCGCCACTGACATGCGGCGTCGACGACTCGGGCCGCCTGGTCATGTCCACCTACCCGGAGCGCGCGAAGACCACCAACGCCCGCCGCGAGGCCGCGGTGAGCGTGGTCGTGCTGTCGGACGAGTGGAACGGCCCGTGGGTGCAGATCGACGGCGACGCGGAGGTCCTGGACCTGCCGGACTCCGTCGAGCCGCTGGTCGAGTACTACCGGAACATCTCCGGCGAGCACCCCGACTGGGACGAGTACCGCGAGGCGATGGTGAAGCAGGGGAAGTCGATCATCCGGGTCACGCCGCGGCGGTGGGGGCCGGTGGCGACCGGGGGGTTCCCGGCGCGGCTGGCGGACTGA
- a CDS encoding AAA family ATPase — MNRPSIAQPETSQPEIPRSDVPQPQTPQAQTPQAQTPQTPQPQTSRSETQRSEIPGHEMPQTAVTAPQMVISRPAELAAVRELIADPADRPRALVLTGEAGIGKSTVWSAGVELAREAGWRVLSARGDQTETGLSFAGLTDLLDPVLDEVLDRLPAAQRIALEVAMVRRLPDGSRLGPNEIGNAVAAAIRELSRDRPLLVAIDDLPWIDGATVAAFEYALSRLGGESLRVLATRRTASTLAAAPPAPELLPADDVRSVPVAAIDVTAADDLLAGRLELRLPAATLRGLVEHSGGNPFWILEFGAALRRGDGDRAELPIPTALTDLVRERLGSLPPDARQALVVTAALPQPSPALVIRALSKQTDDPIAAVERAVADGVLTVSESQRLRPAHPLLGAAALDALLPLARAGLHRRLAELVDDPEQRARHVMLAAGEPPDAETADRLAAGAEAARGRGAVSGAIELADLAIRFTPPDLVSVLAQRLVDTAELYYMRGDTEKARELAATAWAASSAEPSVRRRAMALFTHTSLYTQGAAAAQKVVDEALAETADDPWLRSLALAFAADFNVASDPPHARRSAVEAIEICDRLGAEADPTALSTALLALVEIDMFDGRGLDRSLVERAGAAQADRRWIPFIERAEVRFGLSVKYVDDLDTSRAVLTRMVQTAQDMGETSATLVLQAHLAYTEVQAGRPGAARAALTAFEDAAREAGPGIGEPASLTVARALLGIMDGDLDGAEATLRAALERLPPIPLVRVIMDTPLATIALLRGDVGQAITLLDGVLEQARAVYVHEPAARGRPEGDLGQALVTAGRLAEAEAVASELAEIGERLGRPTLSGIALRVRGMIAAAQGELDEAAELLTRAVQAHEASPMPIERGRSLLALGQVQRRRKAKTEARQALQDALDCFDAHGHRPFAQLAEAELARGQRAGAGSVLTASEQRVADLVAGGYTNREVAARLSMSVRTVESHVASVFRKLGVRSRTELAGRFPQ, encoded by the coding sequence ATGAACCGACCGAGCATCGCCCAGCCCGAGACGTCGCAGCCCGAGATACCGCGGTCCGATGTTCCGCAGCCTCAGACCCCGCAGGCTCAGACTCCGCAGGCTCAGACTCCGCAGACACCGCAGCCCCAGACATCGCGGTCCGAGACACAGCGGTCGGAGATCCCGGGGCACGAGATGCCGCAGACCGCCGTCACGGCGCCGCAGATGGTGATCTCGCGGCCCGCCGAGCTGGCCGCCGTGCGCGAGCTGATCGCCGACCCGGCCGACCGTCCCCGCGCCCTGGTGCTGACCGGCGAGGCCGGGATCGGCAAGTCCACGGTCTGGTCCGCCGGCGTCGAGCTGGCGCGCGAAGCCGGATGGCGCGTGCTGTCCGCGCGCGGCGACCAGACCGAGACCGGGCTCTCCTTCGCCGGCCTCACCGACCTGCTCGATCCGGTGCTCGACGAGGTGCTGGACCGGCTGCCGGCCGCGCAGCGGATCGCGTTGGAGGTCGCGATGGTCCGGCGGCTGCCCGACGGCAGCCGGCTCGGTCCGAACGAGATCGGGAACGCCGTCGCGGCCGCGATCCGGGAGCTGTCCCGGGACCGGCCGCTGCTGGTGGCGATCGACGACCTGCCGTGGATCGACGGCGCGACCGTCGCAGCGTTCGAATACGCGCTGTCCCGCCTGGGCGGCGAGAGTCTGCGCGTGCTCGCCACCCGGCGCACGGCCAGCACCCTGGCCGCCGCGCCGCCCGCGCCGGAGCTGCTGCCGGCCGACGACGTCCGCTCGGTGCCGGTCGCGGCGATCGACGTCACCGCCGCCGACGACCTGCTCGCCGGCCGGCTGGAGCTGCGGCTGCCCGCGGCCACGCTGCGCGGACTGGTCGAGCACAGCGGCGGGAATCCGTTCTGGATCCTCGAGTTCGGCGCGGCCCTGCGGCGTGGCGACGGCGACCGGGCCGAGCTGCCGATCCCGACCGCGCTCACCGACCTGGTGCGCGAACGCCTCGGCAGCCTGCCGCCGGATGCCCGGCAGGCTCTGGTCGTCACCGCGGCGCTGCCCCAGCCGAGCCCGGCGCTGGTCATCCGCGCGCTGTCGAAGCAGACTGACGACCCGATCGCCGCAGTGGAGCGCGCGGTGGCGGACGGCGTGCTGACCGTCTCGGAGTCGCAGCGGCTGCGGCCGGCGCATCCGCTGCTCGGCGCGGCGGCGCTGGACGCGCTGCTGCCGTTGGCCCGCGCCGGATTGCACCGGCGGCTGGCCGAACTCGTCGACGATCCGGAGCAGCGGGCCCGGCACGTCATGCTCGCCGCCGGGGAACCGCCGGACGCCGAGACGGCCGATCGGCTCGCGGCCGGCGCCGAGGCGGCACGCGGCCGGGGTGCGGTGTCGGGTGCGATCGAGCTCGCCGATCTGGCGATCCGGTTCACGCCGCCGGACCTTGTCAGCGTTCTGGCACAGCGGCTGGTCGACACCGCCGAGCTGTACTACATGCGCGGCGACACCGAGAAGGCCCGCGAACTGGCGGCCACCGCCTGGGCCGCGTCTTCCGCCGAACCGTCGGTGCGCCGGCGTGCCATGGCGTTGTTCACCCACACGTCGCTCTACACGCAGGGTGCGGCAGCCGCGCAGAAGGTGGTCGACGAGGCACTGGCCGAGACGGCCGACGACCCGTGGCTGCGCTCGCTCGCGCTGGCCTTCGCGGCCGACTTCAACGTCGCCAGCGACCCGCCGCACGCCCGGCGCTCGGCGGTCGAGGCGATCGAGATCTGCGACCGGCTCGGCGCCGAGGCCGACCCGACCGCACTGTCCACGGCGCTGCTGGCACTGGTCGAGATCGACATGTTCGACGGTCGCGGCCTGGACCGGTCTCTGGTCGAGCGGGCCGGGGCGGCGCAGGCCGACCGGCGCTGGATCCCGTTCATCGAGCGGGCCGAGGTGCGGTTCGGGCTCAGCGTGAAGTACGTGGACGACCTCGACACCTCGCGCGCGGTGCTGACCCGGATGGTGCAGACGGCGCAGGACATGGGGGAGACCTCTGCGACGCTCGTCCTGCAGGCGCACCTCGCGTACACCGAGGTGCAGGCCGGCCGGCCCGGAGCGGCGCGGGCGGCTCTGACGGCCTTCGAGGACGCGGCGCGGGAAGCCGGACCGGGCATCGGCGAACCGGCCTCGCTCACCGTCGCGCGCGCGTTGCTGGGCATCATGGACGGCGACCTGGACGGGGCCGAGGCGACCCTGCGCGCCGCGCTGGAGCGGCTGCCGCCGATCCCGCTGGTCCGGGTGATCATGGACACGCCGCTGGCCACGATCGCGCTGCTGCGCGGGGACGTCGGGCAGGCGATCACGCTGCTCGACGGGGTGCTGGAGCAGGCACGAGCGGTGTACGTGCACGAGCCCGCGGCGCGCGGACGTCCCGAGGGCGACCTCGGACAGGCGCTGGTCACGGCCGGGCGGCTGGCCGAGGCCGAGGCGGTGGCGAGCGAGCTGGCCGAGATCGGCGAGCGGCTGGGGCGTCCGACGCTGAGCGGGATCGCCTTGCGGGTGCGGGGAATGATCGCCGCGGCGCAGGGGGAGTTGGACGAGGCGGCGGAGCTGCTGACGCGCGCGGTGCAGGCGCACGAGGCGTCGCCGATGCCGATCGAGCGCGGGCGGAGCCTGCTGGCGCTCGGGCAGGTGCAGCGGCGGCGCAAGGCGAAGACGGAGGCGCGGCAGGCGTTGCAGGACGCGCTGGACTGCTTCGACGCGCACGGGCACCGGCCGTTCGCGCAGCTCGCGGAGGCGGAGCTGGCGCGCGGGCAGCGGGCCGGGGCCGGCTCGGTGCTGACGGCGTCCGAGCAGCGGGTCGCGGACCTGGTGGCCGGCGGGTACACGAACCGGGAGGTCGCGGCGCGGTTGTCGATGAGCGTGCGGACGGTCGAGAGCCATGTGGCCTCGGTGTTCCGCAAGCTCGGGGTGCGGTCGCGGACGGAGTTGGCGGGGCGGTTCCCTCAGTAG